From Coleofasciculus sp. FACHB-T130, a single genomic window includes:
- a CDS encoding methyltransferase domain-containing protein, giving the protein MENSLQKKKLLAFKVFRYVIFYPFDLLLISIFLTVNSFYQLTKIKVNNEKYIINLYKYLINSPPVDEEVKFYLKKLDSGEITRTSLIFSFLMIPAETERKLFKTNGILSHHLARLTLVREHLPPAKTILDLGGAAGHLIEGSLLAMGYPSIPDRVHIIDLPPEQRMFASAILPTNEVTTPQGTKVTYYYQSMTDLSNFENEIIDLVWSGQSIEHITESEAEKVYMEVHRVLKPGGYFCLDTPNRKLTRLQVRMGFVHPEHKIEYCPEELINNIEKFGFKVVDKKAVSPMPFSLKTGRFSRLELIDAVGLSEHPDEGYSFYLKCQKI; this is encoded by the coding sequence ATGGAAAATTCATTACAAAAGAAAAAGCTTCTAGCATTTAAAGTTTTTAGATATGTAATATTTTATCCCTTCGACTTACTTTTAATTTCAATTTTTTTAACGGTTAATTCCTTTTATCAGTTAACCAAAATTAAAGTAAATAATGAAAAATATATAATTAACCTTTATAAATATTTAATTAATTCACCTCCTGTAGATGAGGAAGTTAAATTTTATTTAAAAAAACTAGATTCCGGTGAAATAACACGGACATCATTAATCTTTTCATTTCTGATGATTCCTGCTGAAACTGAAAGAAAGTTATTTAAAACGAATGGAATTCTTTCCCACCATTTAGCGCGGTTAACCCTTGTCCGAGAACATCTTCCTCCTGCTAAAACGATCTTGGATCTTGGGGGTGCTGCTGGTCATCTAATAGAAGGAAGCTTACTGGCGATGGGGTATCCTTCCATTCCCGATCGAGTCCACATTATTGATTTGCCTCCTGAACAAAGAATGTTCGCTTCCGCTATCCTACCTACGAATGAAGTAACAACGCCTCAAGGCACTAAAGTAACTTATTATTATCAATCTATGACGGATTTATCTAATTTTGAAAATGAAATAATTGATCTCGTTTGGTCAGGACAGAGTATTGAACACATTACAGAAAGCGAAGCGGAAAAAGTATATATGGAGGTTCATCGTGTCCTCAAACCGGGAGGCTATTTTTGTTTAGATACTCCCAATCGAAAACTTACTCGTTTACAAGTTAGAATGGGTTTTGTTCATCCGGAACATAAAATAGAATACTGCCCAGAAGAATTAATTAACAACATCGAAAAATTTGGGTTTAAAGTCGTAGATAAAAAGGCTGTCTCCCCGATGCCTTTTAGTCTAAAAACGGGAAGATTTAGCCGTCTAGAACTGATTGATGCAGTTGGACTGAGTGAACATCCTGATGAAGGATATTCTTTTTATTTAAAGTGTCAAAAGATTTAG
- a CDS encoding DUF2079 domain-containing protein: MQEKRIKPNVLSLMIGASAVILFACSSLRHSMFQSGAYDLGIYDQVVYLMSQGQPPISSILGFHHMGNHAAWAVYLLSFLYKIYPNVHWLLVVQAIALSLGALPMWHLARQAGLKESQAITISAVYLLYPLIFNANLFEFHPEVMAVPAFLAAVWCARQNRIGWFCVSIIFILGCKAVLSLTVTAMGIWLLMFEKRRLCGAFALSAGIAWFLIATQLIIPSFSGSEVAAVSRYSYLGNSVLDIARNLLFKPGLILGRIFSFQTFEYLALLVLPIIWGLSPRHMTPLISAIPALVLNILSDKPHQRDLLHQYSLPILPFLMLAVISSLAANRSWLRDKRAIIVWSIVAFLALGKYGYFWSKYQNSVDTWQAAREAIAQVQTKGGVLTSNRITPHLTHRQTINLVDDLSPLPADLSPFEYILLNVRYPGGAGGAVSQEFAAKLATQLKNTPEFQLTYQRDDVYLFKKKS; encoded by the coding sequence ATGCAAGAAAAACGAATCAAGCCGAATGTCCTGTCATTAATGATTGGCGCAAGTGCCGTAATATTATTCGCGTGCAGTAGCCTACGACACTCCATGTTTCAATCGGGGGCTTATGACTTGGGAATTTATGACCAAGTGGTTTATTTAATGAGTCAGGGACAGCCGCCAATTTCTTCGATTCTTGGCTTTCATCACATGGGAAACCATGCTGCTTGGGCAGTTTATCTACTGTCTTTCCTGTACAAAATTTATCCCAATGTTCATTGGTTGTTAGTAGTACAAGCCATCGCTTTGTCTTTAGGTGCTTTACCAATGTGGCACCTAGCGCGTCAAGCGGGGTTGAAAGAATCGCAAGCAATCACAATATCAGCAGTCTACTTGCTTTACCCGCTGATTTTTAATGCAAATTTATTTGAATTCCATCCAGAAGTGATGGCGGTTCCCGCATTTTTAGCAGCGGTATGGTGTGCTAGACAAAATCGAATTGGCTGGTTTTGTGTCAGTATTATTTTTATTTTGGGGTGTAAAGCTGTTTTATCCCTTACTGTCACAGCAATGGGGATTTGGCTGCTGATGTTTGAGAAGCGGCGTTTATGTGGTGCATTTGCTCTTTCTGCTGGTATCGCTTGGTTCCTAATTGCAACTCAGCTAATTATTCCATCTTTCAGCGGTAGCGAAGTAGCTGCCGTTTCACGTTACAGCTATCTCGGTAACTCAGTTCTAGATATTGCTAGAAATCTGCTGTTTAAACCTGGGTTGATATTGGGGAGGATTTTCTCATTTCAGACATTTGAATATTTGGCACTGTTGGTTTTGCCGATAATTTGGGGACTTTCTCCCCGCCACATGACGCCTCTAATCAGTGCAATTCCCGCCTTGGTGTTAAATATTCTTTCTGACAAACCACACCAACGGGATTTACTCCACCAATATTCTTTGCCAATTTTGCCTTTTTTGATGTTGGCTGTCATTTCCAGCCTTGCCGCAAATCGAAGTTGGCTGCGAGACAAACGGGCAATAATCGTATGGTCGATAGTGGCTTTCTTAGCGTTAGGAAAGTATGGCTATTTTTGGTCGAAATATCAAAATTCTGTTGATACTTGGCAAGCAGCGCGAGAAGCGATCGCGCAAGTTCAAACGAAAGGTGGTGTGTTAACCAGCAATCGGATTACACCCCATCTAACTCACCGCCAGACAATCAATCTAGTAGACGATCTGAGTCCGCTCCCTGCGGATCTGTCTCCTTTTGAGTATATATTGCTCAATGTGCGTTACCCAGGCGGTGCTGGCGGGGCTGTTAGCCAAGAATTTGCTGCCAAGCTGGCAACTCAACTAAAAAATACCCCAGAATTTCAATTAACCTATCAACGTGATGATGTTTATTTGTTTAAGAAAAAGTCTTAA
- a CDS encoding DUF2993 domain-containing protein, whose product MEFIAIFLSGLLALVSPANLAIDRIAENAIRSQFDKVEQLQVRVDNAPNFQIVQGKVERVRIGGRGLWVTPEFRIAALEVETDPINLDVARLRQKRVRPTELLKEPLQAGVRLVITQQDINQALQSPAVSAQLRKLGSRILGSNADMLVQRYEFVNPQVEFLGDNRLRFQLELQEPGNADKLVVSVESGLGIVSEHQLQLIEPNVLVNGMPVPPLLVASFVSGLNSRLDLRTLEDRGIAARLLKLDLNQEQLELAAFVRVEKPDTASASTPR is encoded by the coding sequence ATGGAATTTATAGCAATTTTTCTATCTGGTTTGCTTGCTCTCGTTTCCCCCGCAAATTTAGCCATCGACCGCATCGCTGAAAATGCCATTCGTTCCCAGTTTGATAAAGTGGAGCAGTTGCAAGTCCGCGTTGACAATGCTCCAAATTTCCAAATTGTGCAAGGAAAAGTTGAGCGAGTGCGGATTGGTGGGCGAGGGTTGTGGGTAACGCCAGAATTCCGGATTGCAGCGCTGGAAGTGGAAACCGATCCCATTAACCTGGATGTGGCGCGTCTCCGGCAGAAGCGAGTGCGACCGACCGAATTGTTGAAGGAACCTTTACAAGCTGGGGTGCGTTTGGTGATTACCCAGCAAGATATTAATCAAGCTTTACAGTCACCCGCCGTTAGCGCTCAATTGCGTAAGCTGGGAAGCCGCATTCTTGGCAGCAACGCTGATATGCTGGTTCAGCGCTATGAGTTTGTCAATCCTCAAGTGGAATTTCTGGGAGATAACCGGCTGCGTTTCCAGTTGGAATTGCAGGAGCCGGGAAATGCAGATAAACTGGTTGTCTCGGTGGAATCAGGGCTAGGTATCGTGTCTGAGCATCAGTTGCAATTGATCGAGCCAAATGTCTTGGTCAATGGGATGCCAGTGCCACCCCTCCTGGTTGCCTCCTTCGTGTCCGGTCTCAATAGCCGCTTGGATCTACGCACCTTGGAAGATAGAGGGATTGCTGCCCGACTCCTAAAATTAGATTTAAATCAGGAACAACTAGAGTTAGCTGCATTTGTGAGGGTAGAAAAGCCAGACACAGCTTCCGCATCTACGCCGCGTTAG
- a CDS encoding orange carotenoid protein N-terminal domain-containing protein, whose amino-acid sequence MTSSTLNAYDQGKQAFQGIDVDQQLAVLWFVYTKMGKSITPAAPGASGSDIAQGLFNQVKELSHEEQLQVQRDIASKANTQISREYGSLSPETKLAFWYFLAQGMDSGTIIPMPPNYELSQAGKDLLAQIEGMDFQHQIDFLRGAVLPMGAEAAPGSDI is encoded by the coding sequence ATGACGAGTAGCACTTTAAACGCCTACGATCAAGGTAAACAAGCTTTTCAAGGCATTGATGTAGACCAGCAGCTTGCTGTGCTGTGGTTTGTTTACACCAAGATGGGTAAATCGATTACACCAGCCGCTCCAGGCGCTTCTGGTTCTGATATTGCTCAGGGATTGTTCAATCAAGTTAAGGAACTATCCCATGAAGAACAACTACAAGTTCAGCGTGACATTGCTTCTAAAGCGAATACTCAAATTAGCCGCGAGTATGGTTCTCTGAGTCCTGAAACCAAACTGGCGTTTTGGTACTTTTTAGCGCAAGGAATGGATAGTGGTACGATCATTCCTATGCCGCCGAACTATGAACTTTCCCAAGCTGGAAAAGACTTGCTAGCGCAAATTGAAGGAATGGACTTTCAGCATCAGATCGATTTTCTACGCGGTGCGGTGCTACCGATGGGTGCCGAGGCAGCTCCAGGTTCGGACATTTAG
- a CDS encoding 1-acyl-sn-glycerol-3-phosphate acyltransferase, whose translation MPDLMSPAQPPLEFIPPALNPLVLRAAQQVLPGCIRSQTAITQIQAENVEILVDLYRQFQDGKIRFMMAFRHPRVEDPLCMSYLLWKLVPRLAREKGISLQHPIHAHFLYDRGIPLWAGAHMGWLYSRLGGTPIHRGKADWTGLRSARDLFANARFPITASPEGATNGHNEIISPLEPGIAQLGFWCAEDLQKAGRGEQVLIVPVGIKYRYVEAPWKEIEKLLGELEVASGLPEGKLKGELKGELQGKSLNPSANLQPFQASLYQRLCRLGEHLLSLMEEFYTRFYHQTLPTVEVSPSNANEALAIRLQALLNVALTVAEEYFNLPSKGSVIDRCRRLEAAGWNYIYREDLKNIKALSPLERGLANRIAEEASLRIWHMRLVETFVAVTGQYVLEKPTVERFAETTLLLWDMVTRIKGSNPFQRPRLGKQRVEMTVGQPISVSERYPVYQANRHGARLAVADLTKDLQHAMEGLIASAG comes from the coding sequence TTGCCCGATTTAATGAGTCCGGCTCAGCCTCCTCTAGAATTTATTCCACCGGCGCTCAACCCCCTGGTTTTACGAGCCGCCCAACAAGTGCTACCTGGCTGCATACGTTCCCAAACAGCGATTACCCAAATTCAAGCAGAAAACGTTGAGATTTTAGTCGATTTATATCGCCAATTTCAGGATGGGAAGATCCGCTTTATGATGGCATTTCGCCATCCCAGAGTTGAAGATCCGCTGTGCATGAGCTATCTGCTTTGGAAATTAGTACCGCGGCTGGCACGAGAAAAGGGTATCTCGCTACAGCACCCGATTCATGCCCACTTTCTTTACGACCGAGGGATTCCCTTATGGGCTGGAGCGCACATGGGCTGGCTCTATTCTCGCTTAGGTGGTACCCCTATCCATCGCGGTAAGGCAGACTGGACGGGATTGCGTTCGGCTCGTGACCTGTTTGCCAACGCTCGGTTTCCGATAACCGCTTCCCCAGAAGGAGCCACCAATGGTCACAATGAGATTATCAGCCCTCTAGAACCCGGAATCGCCCAATTAGGCTTTTGGTGTGCTGAAGATTTGCAGAAGGCTGGACGAGGGGAGCAAGTTTTAATTGTGCCAGTGGGTATTAAATACCGTTACGTCGAAGCTCCCTGGAAAGAGATAGAAAAGCTTTTAGGCGAATTGGAAGTAGCGAGCGGTTTGCCAGAAGGAAAGTTGAAGGGTGAATTGAAAGGCGAATTACAGGGTAAAAGTTTAAATCCGTCTGCTAATTTGCAACCTTTCCAAGCTTCTCTCTATCAGCGGCTGTGTCGTTTAGGCGAACATTTACTCTCTTTGATGGAGGAGTTTTACACTCGGTTTTATCATCAAACTTTGCCGACTGTAGAAGTATCGCCCAGCAATGCGAATGAAGCTTTGGCGATTCGACTTCAAGCACTACTGAATGTGGCGCTAACAGTGGCAGAGGAGTATTTTAACCTGCCATCTAAGGGAAGTGTGATTGACCGTTGCCGTCGTCTAGAGGCGGCTGGCTGGAATTATATATATCGGGAAGACCTAAAGAATATCAAAGCGCTTTCTCCGCTAGAACGCGGATTGGCGAATCGAATTGCTGAGGAAGCCAGCCTTCGGATATGGCATATGCGGTTGGTAGAAACTTTTGTAGCCGTAACTGGACAATATGTTCTGGAGAAACCAACCGTAGAGCGGTTTGCCGAGACTACCTTACTTTTATGGGATATGGTCACTCGAATCAAAGGCAGCAATCCCTTCCAGCGTCCTCGGTTAGGTAAGCAACGGGTAGAGATGACTGTAGGGCAACCCATCTCGGTTTCCGAACGCTATCCAGTCTATCAGGCAAATCGGCACGGTGCGAGACTTGCTGTGGCTGATTTGACTAAAGATTTGCAACACGCGATGGAAGGTTTGATTGCTTCGGCTGGATGA
- the proS gene encoding proline--tRNA ligase: MRLSQMFFVTLREEPAEAEIPSHKLLLRAGYIRRIGSGIYAYLPFMWRVLQKISQIVREEMNATGAQECLLPQLQPAELWQQSGRWDTYTKAEGIMFALTDRREQELGLGPTHEEVITAIARDMIRSYRQLPLHLYQIQTKFRDEIRPRFGLMRGREFIMKDGYSFHVNEESLKKTFQDMHHAYSKMLSRTGLAFRAVEADSGAIGGSGSQEFMVLAEAGEDEVLYTEDGKYAANVEKAVSLPADTEPSPFKTYEKRKTPDADTIDKLCRFLKCSPTQVVKNVLYQAVYDNGMTVLVLISIRGDQEVNEVKLHNALAKLAPEYQAKTVLSVEVPAAALQQLWATRPLPLGYIAPDIADDYICSAKNLAPRFLRMVDKTAVELKNFVTGSNDLEYHVVGANWGEQFKLPQGVVDIRKARPGDRATHDPAQTLRTARGIEVGHIFQLGNKYSQAMGATYTSEQGEEIPLIMGCYGLGVSRLAQAAVEQSYDKDGIIWPVAIAPYHVIISVPNTSDAQQVEVAEKLYTQLNQAGIETLLDDRDERAGVKFKDADLIGIPYRIVTGRSLNSGKVEVVERATRKSQEIPVEEVATTLKQRIDAALNQ; the protein is encoded by the coding sequence ATGCGACTGTCACAAATGTTTTTTGTCACTCTGCGGGAAGAACCGGCGGAAGCGGAAATCCCCAGCCATAAATTACTGCTCCGTGCAGGCTACATTCGTCGCATCGGGAGCGGTATCTACGCCTATTTACCCTTCATGTGGCGAGTGCTGCAAAAAATCTCTCAGATTGTGCGGGAAGAGATGAATGCGACCGGCGCACAAGAGTGTCTACTCCCGCAACTACAACCCGCTGAATTGTGGCAGCAGTCCGGGCGCTGGGATACTTATACCAAAGCGGAAGGGATCATGTTTGCCCTGACAGACCGCCGAGAGCAGGAACTGGGGCTGGGGCCGACGCATGAGGAAGTGATTACAGCGATCGCTCGTGATATGATTCGCTCCTACCGCCAGTTGCCTCTGCACCTCTACCAAATTCAAACGAAGTTTCGGGATGAAATTCGCCCCCGGTTTGGTTTAATGCGAGGACGCGAATTCATCATGAAGGATGGCTATTCGTTCCATGTCAATGAAGAAAGCTTGAAAAAAACTTTTCAGGATATGCACCATGCTTACAGCAAGATGTTAAGCCGGACTGGTTTAGCTTTCCGCGCTGTAGAAGCTGACTCAGGTGCGATTGGAGGGTCTGGTTCTCAAGAATTTATGGTGTTGGCTGAAGCTGGGGAAGATGAAGTTCTCTACACCGAAGATGGCAAGTACGCCGCCAATGTGGAAAAAGCGGTTTCTTTACCTGCTGATACCGAACCATCTCCGTTTAAGACTTACGAGAAACGGAAGACGCCGGACGCCGATACCATTGATAAACTCTGTAGATTCCTCAAGTGTTCGCCGACTCAAGTGGTGAAAAACGTCCTCTACCAGGCAGTTTATGACAACGGCATGACGGTGCTGGTGCTGATTAGTATCCGGGGCGACCAAGAAGTTAATGAGGTAAAGTTGCACAACGCTCTGGCAAAATTGGCACCGGAATACCAAGCCAAAACGGTGCTGTCTGTAGAGGTGCCAGCGGCGGCGCTTCAGCAACTGTGGGCGACAAGACCCCTTCCTTTGGGCTATATCGCTCCCGACATTGCAGACGATTACATCTGTTCGGCTAAAAATTTGGCTCCCCGATTTTTACGGATGGTCGATAAAACTGCGGTCGAGCTAAAAAACTTCGTCACAGGTTCTAACGACTTGGAATACCATGTTGTCGGTGCCAATTGGGGCGAGCAATTTAAGTTACCACAAGGAGTCGTAGATATCCGCAAGGCACGACCGGGCGATCGCGCAACTCACGATCCGGCTCAAACACTCCGTACTGCCCGTGGCATTGAAGTGGGGCACATTTTCCAGCTAGGTAACAAGTATTCTCAAGCAATGGGAGCCACTTACACCAGCGAACAAGGGGAGGAAATTCCCCTAATAATGGGTTGTTATGGTCTTGGAGTTTCGCGGTTAGCGCAGGCAGCGGTAGAACAATCTTATGACAAAGATGGAATTATCTGGCCTGTTGCGATCGCACCCTATCACGTCATCATCTCAGTTCCCAACACCAGCGATGCCCAACAAGTGGAAGTTGCTGAAAAACTATACACCCAGTTGAATCAAGCGGGAATCGAAACTCTTTTAGATGATCGCGATGAACGAGCGGGAGTAAAGTTCAAAGATGCCGATTTAATCGGGATACCCTATCGCATCGTAACCGGGCGATCGCTCAATAGCGGTAAAGTGGAAGTTGTCGAACGGGCGACTCGCAAATCTCAGGAAATTCCTGTGGAGGAAGTCGCGACCACTTTAAAGCAGCGGATTGATGCTGCTTTAAATCAATAA
- a CDS encoding GerMN domain-containing protein: protein MKIQQPGRRIGIGIAVSVLAMALAACSPGEQQAANTDSSPTPSVSTAIQPTTSPQASVQPSVQPSVQPSAQQLSSQKTVQVYWLKSSGSKIEVVPAPVKIQAGVKSENILEGAFNRLLAGPNDPAYSSTIPKGTQLRNLDVREDGVHVDLSQEFTAGGGSASMTGRVAQILYTATSINPNTNVWIDVEGKRLEVLGGEGLELNQPLTRQNFEKNFDL from the coding sequence ATGAAAATTCAACAACCAGGCCGTCGAATCGGGATTGGCATCGCCGTTAGTGTTTTGGCGATGGCTTTGGCGGCTTGTAGCCCAGGGGAACAACAGGCAGCAAATACAGACTCTTCACCAACACCGTCAGTTTCTACGGCTATCCAACCGACTACTTCGCCTCAGGCGTCTGTGCAGCCATCTGTGCAACCCTCTGTGCAGCCGTCCGCTCAGCAACTATCTAGTCAGAAGACGGTTCAAGTCTACTGGCTCAAGAGTAGTGGTAGCAAGATTGAGGTGGTGCCCGCTCCGGTCAAAATACAGGCAGGAGTTAAGTCTGAGAACATTCTAGAAGGTGCGTTCAATCGTTTGTTGGCAGGCCCGAACGATCCGGCTTACAGCAGCACGATTCCCAAGGGAACGCAGCTACGAAATCTGGATGTTCGGGAGGATGGTGTTCACGTAGATTTGTCCCAAGAATTTACTGCTGGTGGCGGTAGTGCCTCGATGACAGGTCGCGTGGCGCAAATCCTCTATACAGCCACCAGTATCAATCCCAATACCAATGTTTGGATTGATGTAGAGGGAAAAAGGTTGGAAGTTTTGGGCGGTGAAGGGTTGGAACTCAATCAGCCTCTGACTCGCCAAAACTTTGAGAAAAATTTTGATTTATAG
- a CDS encoding mannosyltransferase family protein produces MQKYAATVETTAVEKKDIWANGFVFATAMWLCSRLIIAIAMMAIAPALPSPSNIMPTSGWGVFDGWDSIHYRAIAVSGYEYANDGQGHNVAFFPVFPLLIRGVMTLGLPFEVAGTLVNNLALLGAIALVYFWVEERHGRSAARWASAVLAWCPFSLFGTVIYTEGLFLFFSTAALRAFDKRQYAWLSLCGAFATATRPTGIALIPAFLIAAWKERRPLIAYVASLATAGGLLLFSLYCWIRFADPLAFIHAQRGWRPSVGFDWQGWWKMLMQISIGTANWKYGGIKDPWHPLLFLILVGCAYLLWRFRQKLGSVKVGYGFCVLWLILWLQAGDPLINTVSLVGGGYLLWRFRTQLSLVTVIYGFCGLGLILSSGGTWSIGRIAYGIVSLAIALGLLLSHHPRWGYATIGFFTVLLVPLSIRFAQHLWAG; encoded by the coding sequence ATGCAGCCGACTCATCATTGCGATCGCAATGATGGCGATCGCGCCTGCACTTCCAAGTCCCTCAAACATAATGCCTACATCTGGCTGGGGAGTTTTTGATGGCTGGGATAGTATTCATTATCGAGCGATCGCTGTCTCTGGTTACGAATATGCGAATGACGGACAAGGACATAATGTTGCTTTTTTCCCCGTTTTCCCTTTACTCATTCGGGGAGTGATGACTCTCGGCTTGCCCTTTGAAGTCGCAGGAACGCTCGTCAATAATTTGGCATTATTAGGAGCGATCGCGCTTGTATACTTTTGGGTTGAAGAACGTCATGGTAGAAGTGCTGCACGGTGGGCAAGTGCCGTATTGGCTTGGTGTCCGTTTTCCCTCTTTGGAACCGTAATTTACACGGAAGGGCTATTTTTATTCTTCAGCACTGCGGCTTTACGCGCCTTTGATAAACGTCAATATGCCTGGTTATCCCTGTGCGGTGCATTCGCAACTGCCACCCGTCCCACCGGAATTGCCCTCATCCCCGCCTTTCTGATTGCAGCCTGGAAAGAACGCAGACCCCTCATTGCTTACGTTGCCAGTCTAGCGACTGCGGGAGGGTTGCTTCTATTTAGTTTGTATTGCTGGATTCGATTTGCCGACCCTTTAGCGTTTATTCACGCACAGCGAGGATGGCGACCTTCAGTTGGTTTCGATTGGCAGGGTTGGTGGAAAATGCTAATGCAAATTTCGATTGGTACTGCCAATTGGAAGTATGGCGGAATTAAAGATCCTTGGCATCCGCTGCTATTTTTAATCCTTGTCGGTTGTGCCTATTTGCTGTGGCGATTCCGGCAAAAATTAGGTTCGGTTAAAGTCGGATATGGCTTTTGTGTCTTATGGTTAATTTTGTGGTTACAAGCAGGCGATCCGTTAATTAATACAGTTTCCTTAGTGGGGGGTGGCTACTTGCTATGGCGCTTCCGCACTCAACTCAGTTTAGTGACCGTAATTTATGGTTTTTGTGGCTTAGGGTTAATTTTGTCCTCCGGAGGAACTTGGTCGATTGGGCGGATTGCTTACGGCATTGTGTCACTTGCGATCGCGCTTGGCTTATTACTTTCCCATCACCCGCGTTGGGGATATGCCACAATCGGCTTTTTTACCGTCTTACTTGTCCCTCTATCGATTCGATTTGCCCAACACCTTTGGGCAGGATAA
- a CDS encoding acetoacetate decarboxylase family protein yields the protein MSYPQAPWTLQGYALQTLHLIDVERSRPFIPPELEIVSVFPGKTLGGVYLSYYGSGSVLEYSELIVIPAMVKYEDKFGGWVSHIYVDNADSVAGGRRIWGLPKELAEFTWEKGDRAGVTVRQGDRFLCSLGYTDALLPISTWWRQPLIGTAFSSQNYDLLFFKSQFESQLKAKSGKLEIPAESPFSQLNLGQPLLTVYCDQMNLVVGAPEAVGTTVTAREVEFSYP from the coding sequence ATGTCATATCCACAAGCACCTTGGACACTCCAGGGTTACGCGCTACAAACCCTGCATTTGATAGATGTTGAGCGATCGCGTCCCTTCATCCCTCCAGAGTTAGAAATCGTCTCAGTTTTCCCTGGCAAAACCCTAGGCGGGGTTTATCTTTCCTACTACGGATCGGGTTCCGTGCTGGAGTATAGCGAGTTAATTGTTATCCCAGCGATGGTCAAATATGAAGACAAGTTCGGCGGTTGGGTGTCCCACATCTATGTAGATAATGCCGATTCTGTTGCTGGTGGGAGAAGAATCTGGGGTTTACCGAAGGAACTTGCTGAGTTTACCTGGGAAAAAGGCGATCGCGCTGGTGTCACCGTCCGTCAAGGCGATCGATTCCTATGCAGTCTCGGCTACACAGACGCCCTATTGCCTATCTCTACATGGTGGCGACAGCCATTAATTGGAACTGCGTTTAGTAGCCAAAATTACGATTTGCTTTTCTTCAAAAGTCAGTTTGAATCTCAGCTAAAGGCAAAGAGTGGCAAGCTAGAAATCCCGGCAGAAAGCCCTTTTTCCCAGTTAAACTTAGGTCAGCCTTTACTAACTGTTTACTGCGACCAGATGAATTTAGTAGTCGGTGCGCCAGAAGCAGTAGGTACAACAGTAACAGCCAGGGAAGTTGAATTTAGCTACCCTTAA